Below is a genomic region from Flammeovirgaceae bacterium SG7u.111.
AACGGGCAAGCCCTATTACCACGATTTTCCTAAGCTGACCGTCAGAGACTTGGTGGCTTCCTTAGAAATACTGAGGCAGCACTTGGGTATCCGTCAAATAAACACACTTATTGGCGGATCGCTAGGCGGGCAGCAGGCTTTGGAATGGGCGGTGGAAAAGCCCGATGTATGCGAAAACCTGATTCTGGTTTCTACCAATGCCAAACACTCGCCTTGGGGCATCGCCTTCAATGAAGCGCAGCGGATGGCAATTGCAGCAGACCCTACTTGGATAACTGGTGGAGAAAAAGCAGGGCATAACGGCATGGCAGCCGCTAGGGCAGCAGCCATGCTTTCGTATCGAAACTACGACACCTACCGAAAAACACAAGAAGACCCCGATAACGAGAAAATTGGGAACTACAAAGCGGCAGCCTACCAACAATACAAAGGTGCTCGCTTGGGAGATAGGTTCAACGCCTATACTTACTGGACTATCTCGGAAGTGATGGATACCCACAACATAAGCCGAGGGCGAGGTAACTTGATAGAAACCTTGGAAAAAATAGAGGCTTACACCCACGTAATTGGTATCACCTCCGATATTTTATTTCCTATTCCAGAGCAGCGGCTAATAGCCCGATGGGTGAAAAATGTAACCTATGAGGAAATAAACTCTACGTATGGGCACGATGGCTTTTTGATAGAAACAGAAAAGCTTAGGAAAAGCTTTCGAGCTTTTTTCAGGCAAAAAAAGAAAAAACTATTGCACCATTCGTCATAATTTATTCTATGTGGGTGCTTCACATATATTGAACATTTTTACTAAAAAAATAACCACGAACTGACCAAGCTGGTCAAATAATTACACTTATGAGCAAGGATATCAAAATTGGACTTTTTGGATTTGGCTGTGTAGGCCAGGGACTTCACGACGTACTAAACAACAGCAAAGGAATCACAGCAGATATTCATAAAATTGCTGTAAAAGACCGCAACAAGAAAAGAAAACTGGATGCCAGCTATTTCACTTATACCAAAGAGGAAATATTGGAAAACCCAGACCTGAACGTAATAGTGGAGCTGATTGATGATGCAGAAGTGGCTTACAATATTGTAAGTTCTGCGCTGAAATCGGGCAAGGAAGTGGTAAGTGCCAACAAGAAATTGGTTGCCGAGCACCTCGAAGAATTTGTATTGCTCCAGCAAGAAACCGGCTCTTCCCTACTCTACGAAGGCGCGGTATGCGGAAGTATTCCCATCATCCGAACTATAGAAGAATATTACAACACGGAATTGCTTTACTCAGTAAGCGGTATTTTCAATGGATCATCTAACTATATCTTGAGTAAAGTATTTGAAGAAGGTTTGAGCTATGAGGTAGCCTTGAAGCAAGCACAAGACTTAGGCTTTGCCGAAACCGACCCAACCTTAGACGTTGGAGGGTTTGATGCCAAATACAAACTCGTAATCCTTACCGCACATAGCTTTGGGCTAATAGTGAAACCAGAAGAGGTTTTTAACTATGGCATACAAAACCTTTCTCCGTTCGACATGCAGTATGCTAGGGAAAAAGGATTGAAGATAAAGCTTGTACCGAAGGTGAAAAGGGTTAGCGATAATGAGATCACTCTTTACGTGATTCCTCAATTTGTGAAGGAACACGATTACTTGTACGAAGTAGAGAATGAATACAATGGCGTTACCGTGGCTGCTGCATTCTCCGAAAAGCAATTCTTTAGAGGCAAAGGTGCTGGCGGCCATCCAACTGGCTCGGCAGTACTTTCAGATATTGCCGCTTTGCGCTATGGTTACGGCTATGAGTACAGAAAATATCACGAACTCAACGGCTTGAAATACACGACTGACGTAGATGTGAAAGTATTTTTCCGCTACCTCAACAAGGAGCAATTTGTAAGAGAACAGTTTATTTCTGTGGAAGAGAAATACGAAAGCGAAGCAATCAATTATGTAACAGGCTCGGTGAAACTTAGTAGTCTCTTAAGGTCAGATTACTTCCAACAAGAAGGTACTTTCTTGGTAGAAATGCCTGATTAGGCAAGCTAAGACTTATAATTTAAGCACATTGTAAACTAAGTAACCGAGTGTTTTAATGACACCCTTCTTTCCACTTTTTGGCATTGCTGACGGTTGCTAGTTGCTCGTTACGGGTTTTAACAAATAAAGCTTCTAGTTTTAACTAGGTAGAAAACTAGTAACTATGGTAGTAAATCAACAAAAGGCTTTATTAATAAAAACACGAAAACTTAGTTTACAGGATATTAAGCTTTCAAATCAGACAATTTTTAGAAGCCCTGACCAGCAATGATCGGGGCTTTTTTTTTATCCTCCCCTCCTCCTCAAAAAAAAGTAAGAAAACAACGAGGTTAATAAACTACATACAAGTGCGTTATAGTTGCGAGCCTTCAAGAAATGCTAGTTCCATGAGGCTTTTTGTGTTATCTTGTTTTAATAAAATACAGGAATCCACTCAACCTAGAAACCTTAAAAATTCCAATGAAAAAAATTTATTTACTGATTCTCAGTTCATTCATCCTCGCCCAATCATTTGCCCAGCAAATAAGCCAAGAGGAGGCCTTGCAATATATAAAAGTTGGAAACACACTACGTGAAGCCCAACAATATGAAAATGCAGAATCTTACCTAGTGGGGGCTCTCAAAGTCATCAAAGGAAAAAACAAGTATTGGGAAGCGTCTGCTTATGAGAACCTTGGTTTGCTCTATCGTGACCAGCACAGAAGCGTAGAAGCAGTCAAATACCTCACCGATGCTTTTTTGATGTACAAAAAGCTCAAAATGAAAACCAGCGCAATGGCAGTAAAAACACTGCTAGACGGCGTGGAGGAAAAAGAACAGCTCTATGCTGGTATAGAAATTGGGGCAAAAGGAGTGAAAGCAAGTGTGATTGGGGTGTACCTCAATATGGATGGCGAGTATAAGTTTAAGGTAAAATACGATAATTCGATCAACCCAAATGTGGTAACTCTTACCGATGAGGCCATAGCCAAAGGAGCTGAGGCAGTAAATACTTTTTACAAAGAAATAAAATCGAAATACGATTTGCCAGACGAGCGAATATTCATAGTAGGAAGTAGTGGGGTAAGGATGGAAGCGATGAACCAAAACAAGCTAGATAAGCTGGAAAAAGCATTCGGCGAACAACTAAAAATTGGAAAATCCAAATTAAAGTTTATCACCCCCGAAGAGGAAGCCTACTTCGTGATAAAAGGAACTACCTTGCCCAAATACCGAGCAGTTTCTTCTACTATCGATATAGGTAGCGGAAACACCAAAGGTGGATTTTTGATAGGAGAAAACTTAGACAAAATCCAGCCTGTGAGCTTTCCTTTCGGTACAAAAACCCTTTCGGAAATGATACAGGCAAGCATGAAAGAATACCAAATTGGATACGACAGCGCCGCCAAGCTCCTAGCCAAAAAGTATGTAAGAAAAGAATTGAAGGAGCAATATGATAAAAACCGTGGGCTAAAAACTCGCTCGGTTGTACATTTGGTGGGAGGTGTAGCTTGGGCAATGACTACCTACCTTTACCCTCACCATGCCGAAGAAGCATTTGTACCTATTTCTGCTGTTTCTATTCATAAGTTTAGGCAAGAAATAATGAAAAACTACAGCATTATTACCAACCCTAACCTAGATCCTATCGATGATAAGGCTTTAAAGGCAAAGGCAGAAGCAGATATTTTGAAGGTAAAAGAAAACTTTAGTAGAGAAGAGTTGATAGCAGGCTCTATCATTTTGGATGAAATAGTGACCCAATACAATACAGAAGGACCGAAAAAGAAATTCGTGTTTGCCCGCCTTGGTTATGTAGGTTGGATCTCTGGTTATATAATGGAAGCCGTGAAAAAAGAATACGATTCCATGGAAGAACTGTAATTATTTCTTTTTCTGAGGATAATTCCAAACCCTTATCAGAAGCAAGACCAGAATAAATACGGCAATAATTCCAAAAACACCCATGTAGTAAAGAATTTATAAAGAATACAAATGTACAATTGAAAGCATGGCTTGGAAACAAGTCATGCTTTTTTATTGCCAAAAACCTTTTCTCCCCACTCCAGTTTTTAAATGGTGGAAGTTTATTAGAGCTTGTCCTCAAAGCTTGCTATTTTTGCGTTTATCGCATTGGAAAGGTAGGCTCTTAAAGCCCTAATTTTCAAATTAATTTAACAAACAATCCTACAGGAGAATTGGAAATCACTGAGACAGCAATACCTGAAGCCAACGGAGCAGCATCACCCGATTTGGAACAGGTCACGGTTATTGGAGCAAGAGAAAACAATCTCAAAAATATAAATGTAGCATTCCCCCGCAACAAAATGGTCGTGATCACGGGCATTAGCGGAAGCGGGAAATCGTCTTTGGCGTTCGATACTATCTACGCCGAAGGTCAGCGCCGCTACATGGAGAGCTTTTCGGCGTATGCCCGTTCTTTCATTGGTAACATGGAACGCCCTGACGTCGATAAGATCAACGGTCTTAGCCCTGTGATTTCCATCGAACAAAAAACTACTTCCCGAAACCCTCGCTCCACGGTGGGTACGGTCACGGAAATTTATGATTTTCTCCGCTTACTTTTTGCCCGCTCTGGCGATGCTTTTTCGTACAACACGGGCGAAAAAATGATCAAGCAGACGGAAGACCAAATCATAGACCAGATTCTCCAACACCACGACGGCAAAAAAATGATGTTGCTCGCCCCTATGGTGAAAGGTAGAAAAGGGCATTACCGAGAACTGTTTGTACAAGTACGAAAACTGGGTTTCAGTAAAGTAAGAGTGGATGGGGAAATCCTAGACCTTACACCTAAAATGCAGGTAGATAGGTACAAAATCCACGATATAGAAATAGTGGTGGACAGGATAGTGGTGAACGAAGAAGACAAATACCGCCTTACCCAATCGATAAAAACTGCATTGAAGCATGGAAAGGGTATCATGATGGCTCTTTTGCCCGAGCAAGACGGAATAGACAAGGAACTTGTCCGCCATTTTTCCAAATACCTGATGTGCCCCACCACAGGCATAGCTTACGACGAACCTGCTCCCAACTTGTTCTCTTTCAACTCGCCTTACGGCTGGTGCCCTACTTGCAAAGGCATGGGGCAAGTAAGCGAGATCACCAAAGAGTCGATCATCCCTGACCCAAGCAAAAGCATTAGCCGAGGGGGAATTTTGCCTTTGGGCGAGTACCGTGATATCTGGATTTTCAAAAAACTGGAAGCATTGCTCAA
It encodes:
- the metX gene encoding homoserine O-acetyltransferase, producing the protein MQNYLFTYEQDFHLEAGGKLPGFELAYCTFGKLNADQSNVIWVCHALTGNADVTEWWGGLFGEGKFYNPEDDFVICANILGSCYGSTGPLSTNPKTGKPYYHDFPKLTVRDLVASLEILRQHLGIRQINTLIGGSLGGQQALEWAVEKPDVCENLILVSTNAKHSPWGIAFNEAQRMAIAADPTWITGGEKAGHNGMAAARAAAMLSYRNYDTYRKTQEDPDNEKIGNYKAAAYQQYKGARLGDRFNAYTYWTISEVMDTHNISRGRGNLIETLEKIEAYTHVIGITSDILFPIPEQRLIARWVKNVTYEEINSTYGHDGFLIETEKLRKSFRAFFRQKKKKLLHHSS
- a CDS encoding homoserine dehydrogenase; translated protein: MSKDIKIGLFGFGCVGQGLHDVLNNSKGITADIHKIAVKDRNKKRKLDASYFTYTKEEILENPDLNVIVELIDDAEVAYNIVSSALKSGKEVVSANKKLVAEHLEEFVLLQQETGSSLLYEGAVCGSIPIIRTIEEYYNTELLYSVSGIFNGSSNYILSKVFEEGLSYEVALKQAQDLGFAETDPTLDVGGFDAKYKLVILTAHSFGLIVKPEEVFNYGIQNLSPFDMQYAREKGLKIKLVPKVKRVSDNEITLYVIPQFVKEHDYLYEVENEYNGVTVAAAFSEKQFFRGKGAGGHPTGSAVLSDIAALRYGYGYEYRKYHELNGLKYTTDVDVKVFFRYLNKEQFVREQFISVEEKYESEAINYVTGSVKLSSLLRSDYFQQEGTFLVEMPD
- a CDS encoding tetratricopeptide repeat protein, with protein sequence MKKIYLLILSSFILAQSFAQQISQEEALQYIKVGNTLREAQQYENAESYLVGALKVIKGKNKYWEASAYENLGLLYRDQHRSVEAVKYLTDAFLMYKKLKMKTSAMAVKTLLDGVEEKEQLYAGIEIGAKGVKASVIGVYLNMDGEYKFKVKYDNSINPNVVTLTDEAIAKGAEAVNTFYKEIKSKYDLPDERIFIVGSSGVRMEAMNQNKLDKLEKAFGEQLKIGKSKLKFITPEEEAYFVIKGTTLPKYRAVSSTIDIGSGNTKGGFLIGENLDKIQPVSFPFGTKTLSEMIQASMKEYQIGYDSAAKLLAKKYVRKELKEQYDKNRGLKTRSVVHLVGGVAWAMTTYLYPHHAEEAFVPISAVSIHKFRQEIMKNYSIITNPNLDPIDDKALKAKAEADILKVKENFSREELIAGSIILDEIVTQYNTEGPKKKFVFARLGYVGWISGYIMEAVKKEYDSMEEL